One window from the genome of Ciconia boyciana chromosome 8, ASM3463844v1, whole genome shotgun sequence encodes:
- the SELENOS gene encoding selenoprotein S — protein sequence MELGGGGGPAAGSGQAALARGGLEFLQHTVGSLLSSYGWYILLAAVAIYLLIQKISQSLAARPSSRPGAADAAVEPDVVVRRQEALAAARLRMQEELNAQAERYKEKQRQLEEEKRRQKIAMWESMQEGKSYKGNLKLNQQEVESGASSSSAVPKSKPNKKPLRGGGYNPLSGEGGGTCSWRPGRRGPSAGG from the exons atGGAgctggggggcggcggcgggcccgcGGCGGGCTCTGGCCAGGCGGCGCTGGCGCGGGGGGGCCTCGAGTTCCTGCAGCACACGG TGGGCTCCCTGCTGTCCAGCTATGGCTGGTACATCCTCTTGGCCGCTGTCGCCATCTATCTCCTCATCCAGAAGATATCCCAGAGCCTGGCGGCCAGGCCGAGCAGCCGGCCGGGAGCAGCTGACGCAGCCGTGG AACCTGACGTGGTGGTAAGAAGGCAGGAAGCTTTGGCAGCAGCTCGCCTCAGGATGCAAGAGGAGTTGAATGCACAAGCagaaagatacaaagaaaaacagagacag CTTGAAGAAGAGAAGCGAAGGCAGAAGATAGCAATGTGGGAAAGtatgcaagaaggaaaaagctatAAAGGAAATCTGAAACTGAATCAG CAAGAAGTAGAATCTGGTGCCTCCAGCTCATCAGCAGTCCCAAAatctaaaccaaacaaaaagcccttGCGAGGAGGTG GCTATAACCCCCTGTCTGGAGAAGGAGGCGGAACTTGCTCTTGGAGACCAGGCAGGAGAGGCCCGTCAGCAGGTGGATGA
- the SNRPA1 gene encoding U2 small nuclear ribonucleoprotein A' codes for MVKLTAELIEQAAQYTNAVRDRELDLRGYKIPVIENLGATLDQFDAIDFSDNEIRKLDGFPLLRRLKTLLMNNNRICRIGENLEQALPSLTELILTNNNIAELGELDPLSTIKSLTYLSILRNPVTNKKHYRLYVIHKVPQVRVLDFQKVKLKERQEAEKMFKGKRGAQLAKDIARRTKTFNPGAGLPTDKKKAGPSPGDVEAIKTAIANATTLAEVERLKGLLQAGQIPGRERKSGPSEDAEEEMEEDTVPNGS; via the exons aTGGTGAAGCTCACGGCGGAGCTGATCGAGCAGGCGGCGCAGTACACCAACGCCGTCCGCGACCGCGAGCTCGACCTGCGCG GCTATAAAATCCCTGTAATTGAGAACTTGGGTGCCACTCTGGACCAGTTTGACGCAATTGATTTCTCTGACAATGAGATCCGTAAACTGGATGGGTTCCCTCTGTTGAGAAGGCTGAAAACTCTTCTGATGAATAACAATAGGATTTG TCGGATTGGTGAAAACCTTGAAcaggctctgcccagcctgACGGAGCTCATTCTTACCAACAACAACATTGCAGAATTG GGTGAACTGGATCCGTTATCAACTATTAAATCATTGACTTACCTGAG CATTTTAAGGAATCCTGTAACAAATAAGAAGCATTACAGATTGTATGTAATCCACAAAGTTCCCCAGGTCAGAGTGCTGGATTTTCAAAAAGTGAAACTCAAA GAGCGAcaggaggcagagaaaatgtTCAAGGGCAAACGGGGTGCACAGCTTGCAAAGGATATTGCCAGGAGAACAAAAAC ctTCAATCCAGGTGCTGGTCTGCCAACTGACAAAAAGAAAGCTGGGCCCTCCCCGGGGGATGTTGAGGCAATTAAG ACTGCTATAGCAAATGCCACGACTTTGGCTGAAGTGGAGCGACTGAAAGGCTTACTACAGGCCGGTCAGATTCCTGGCAGAGAACGAAAATCAG GTCCGTCGGAGGACgctgaagaagaaatggaggaaGACACCGTTCCCAACGGGTCCTGA